Proteins encoded in a region of the Deefgea piscis genome:
- the mfd gene encoding transcription-repair coupling factor — MSQLPQLPRANERLKLAQPHGSADAMLLADYAQVARPLVILTANAQEAGRLKDELSFFLPEKTVLQLPDWETLPYDHFSPHSDLISERLATLWQARQNAVDVLIVPLQTAMGVLPPVEFLTATTFFIKKGDAFDADQLRADMAFAGYNHVTQVYGPGEFSIRGGLIDLFPMGSTLPFRIDLFDNEIESIRTFDVDTQRSLYPVPEIRLLPAREFPTDEAGCKLFRQNFREAFEGDPSKARLYKDISNGVIPAGIEYYLPLFFEHTATVFDYLPKEAVLVLHGPLMGAAEQYWQDIAERHKLSYGDKDRPLLPPRTLFVAPDLLFSHIKNYRRIELGDGETSLTQPLPALDVDRRNDNPIRRLNDFVEHYPGKIVLSAESLGRRETMLQFFAEYGFKPTLVENWQAALDSKAHALLLASPLFRGFEWRSESIAIITEADLYPSVIQSRGKKQQKRSNTDAMLRDLSELKIGDPVVHEAHGIGRYMGLTSMDLGDGPTELLLIEYSGNDKLYVPVSQLHVISRYSGGASDSAPMHKLGSGSWEKTKRKAAEQVRDTAAELLNLYARRAAREGHAFEWSPHDYEAFAAGFGFEETADQAGAIEAVLVDMRVKQPMDRLVCGDVGFGKTEVALRAAFAAVAGGKQVAVLVPTTLLAEQHFQTFVDRFSDWPIKVAELSRFRSGKETAAAIAGLADGSVDIVIGTHKLVQPDVVFKQLGLVIIDEEHRFGVRQKEQLKALRANVDVLTLTATPIPRTLAMSLEGLRDFSVIATAPNKRLAVKTFVSKFSDGIIREAVLRELKRGGQVFFLHNEVDTIENMREKLAALLPEARIGVAHGQMRGRELEHVMRDFTQQRFNLLLCSTIIENGIDIPNANTILMNRADKFGLAQLHQMRGRVGRSHHQAYAYLLIPDVESISSDAKKRLEAIQMMEELGSGFYLAMHDLEIRGAGEVLGDSQSGEMHEIGFALYSQMLKEAVKALKAGKEPDLSQPLGVTTEINLHSPALLPEDYCPDVNERLSLYKRLASSDEKDELNDIHQELVDRFGLLPDAAKVLLDCHRLRMLAKPLGISKIDAAETAIIIHFTQNTVVEPMKIIKLIQNKKNYKLQGQDKLRIEGDWPTSTLRTARITELIRELV; from the coding sequence CGATTGGGAAACGCTGCCTTACGATCATTTCTCCCCCCATTCTGACCTGATTAGCGAGCGGCTAGCCACGCTGTGGCAAGCTCGGCAAAACGCCGTTGACGTGCTCATCGTGCCGCTACAAACGGCGATGGGGGTGTTACCGCCCGTTGAATTTTTAACCGCCACGACTTTCTTCATTAAAAAAGGCGATGCGTTTGACGCCGATCAGTTGCGCGCCGACATGGCCTTTGCTGGTTACAACCACGTCACCCAAGTGTATGGGCCCGGTGAATTTTCGATTCGCGGTGGCTTAATTGATTTATTTCCTATGGGCAGCACGCTGCCGTTTCGAATTGATTTATTCGACAATGAAATCGAATCGATTCGCACCTTTGACGTAGACACTCAGCGCAGCCTCTACCCCGTTCCGGAAATTCGTTTACTCCCGGCCAGGGAATTCCCGACCGATGAAGCCGGTTGTAAATTATTCCGCCAAAACTTTCGCGAAGCGTTTGAAGGCGATCCATCCAAAGCCCGACTCTACAAAGACATTTCAAACGGCGTAATTCCTGCCGGCATCGAGTATTACTTACCACTATTTTTTGAGCACACGGCCACTGTTTTTGACTACCTCCCCAAAGAGGCAGTATTAGTCTTACACGGCCCATTAATGGGGGCTGCAGAGCAATACTGGCAAGATATTGCTGAACGGCACAAACTGAGCTATGGCGACAAAGATCGTCCACTGCTGCCACCACGCACGCTATTTGTCGCGCCAGACCTGTTATTTAGCCACATCAAAAACTATCGCCGTATTGAGCTGGGTGACGGTGAAACCAGTCTCACCCAACCGCTACCGGCACTCGATGTGGATCGTCGTAACGACAATCCAATCCGTCGACTCAATGATTTTGTTGAGCACTATCCGGGCAAAATTGTGCTGAGCGCCGAAAGCCTAGGTCGACGTGAAACCATGCTGCAGTTTTTTGCCGAATACGGCTTTAAACCGACCTTGGTCGAGAATTGGCAAGCCGCTTTAGACAGCAAAGCGCACGCGCTATTGCTCGCCTCGCCGCTGTTTCGTGGTTTTGAATGGCGCAGCGAATCCATCGCCATCATTACTGAGGCCGACCTCTATCCATCCGTGATTCAAAGTCGCGGTAAAAAACAACAAAAACGCAGCAATACCGACGCCATGCTGCGCGATTTATCCGAGCTAAAAATTGGCGATCCAGTGGTGCACGAAGCGCACGGTATTGGTCGCTATATGGGCCTCACGTCGATGGACTTAGGCGACGGGCCAACCGAGTTGCTACTGATTGAATACTCAGGCAATGACAAGCTGTATGTGCCGGTCAGCCAATTACACGTCATTTCTCGCTATTCTGGTGGCGCTTCAGACTCAGCGCCGATGCATAAACTCGGCTCAGGCTCGTGGGAAAAAACCAAGCGCAAAGCCGCCGAACAAGTGCGCGATACCGCGGCCGAATTACTCAATCTCTACGCGCGCCGCGCGGCGCGTGAAGGCCATGCGTTTGAATGGAGTCCGCACGATTACGAAGCCTTTGCGGCGGGCTTTGGCTTTGAAGAAACCGCCGATCAAGCTGGCGCCATCGAAGCAGTTTTGGTCGATATGCGCGTCAAGCAACCGATGGATCGCTTGGTGTGTGGCGACGTCGGCTTTGGCAAAACCGAAGTGGCGCTACGCGCGGCTTTTGCTGCGGTGGCCGGTGGCAAGCAAGTTGCCGTTTTAGTCCCAACCACTCTTTTGGCCGAGCAACATTTTCAGACCTTTGTCGATCGCTTTTCGGATTGGCCGATCAAGGTCGCCGAGCTATCGCGCTTTCGCTCGGGCAAAGAAACTGCGGCAGCGATTGCGGGGCTGGCTGACGGCAGTGTCGACATCGTCATTGGTACGCACAAATTAGTCCAGCCCGACGTAGTGTTTAAACAACTGGGCCTCGTTATCATCGACGAAGAGCATCGTTTTGGCGTCAGACAAAAAGAGCAGCTCAAAGCGCTACGCGCCAATGTCGACGTACTCACGCTCACCGCAACGCCGATTCCGCGCACCTTGGCGATGAGTTTAGAAGGCTTGCGTGATTTTTCAGTGATTGCCACCGCGCCCAACAAACGCTTGGCCGTTAAAACCTTTGTGTCTAAATTCTCTGACGGCATTATTCGTGAAGCCGTACTGCGCGAACTCAAGCGCGGTGGGCAAGTGTTTTTCTTACACAACGAAGTCGACACCATTGAAAACATGCGCGAAAAACTCGCCGCACTACTACCCGAAGCGCGCATCGGCGTGGCGCACGGCCAAATGCGTGGCCGCGAGCTAGAACACGTGATGCGCGATTTTACCCAGCAGCGTTTTAATCTATTGCTGTGCTCAACCATTATCGAAAACGGCATCGACATTCCAAACGCCAATACGATTTTGATGAATCGCGCCGATAAATTTGGCTTGGCGCAATTGCACCAAATGCGGGGCCGTGTTGGTCGCTCACACCATCAAGCGTATGCCTACTTGCTGATTCCAGATGTGGAAAGCATTAGCAGCGACGCCAAAAAGCGCCTTGAAGCAATTCAGATGATGGAAGAACTCGGCTCTGGTTTTTATCTGGCGATGCACGATTTAGAGATTCGCGGCGCGGGTGAAGTACTGGGCGACTCACAATCGGGTGAAATGCATGAAATTGGCTTTGCGCTGTACTCGCAAATGCTCAAAGAAGCGGTCAAAGCGCTCAAAGCCGGTAAAGAGCCTGATTTGTCGCAACCGCTGGGCGTCACCACTGAAATCAATTTGCATTCACCGGCGCTATTGCCAGAAGACTACTGCCCGGATGTGAATGAGCGTTTGTCGCTGTATAAACGCTTAGCAAGTAGCGACGAAAAAGACGAGCTCAATGATATTCACCAAGAACTGGTGGATCGCTTTGGCTTACTGCCTGATGCAGCCAAAGTGCTGCTCGATTGCCATCGCTTACGCATGCTCGCCAAGCCGCTGGGCATTAGCAAAATCGATGCCGCTGAAACCGCGATCATTATTCATTTCACACAAAACACCGTTGTTGAGCCAATGAAAATCATCAAACTGATTCAAAACAAAAAGAACTACAAACTGCAAGGGCAAGACAAGCTGCGTATTGAGGGCGATTGGCCGACCAGCACCTTACGCACCGCCCGAATTACCGAGCTGATCCGCGAACTAGTGTAA